ACGAGTAGAGCAGTTTGGCAGTTTGGTTCGTGAGAGCTTTTGTAGGCTTGTTTATCATGTAAAATTGATAATTATATAactatgttttttaaaattcgAATATAATTGTAATCTATAGTACGTAGTTAAATAAGAGTCTGCGGTGGGGCTTGGCTCCATATTAGGCTTGCAGTCTGCTTGACCCGAGCTTTTAACAACTCTATCTCAAGAAGTTCACCAGTAGTGTAGGGGTTGGCGACTTATTCTGTTTATAGTTTACCTATTACGTTCTTGAACTATTAGAGTTCGACAGACACTCATTGCTGAATATATGACTATTACAACTCTAATCAGCATAAGCACATCCAAACACTATCTTAGATAAGCATTCTCAAAACACAATGCCAAGTACCTCCTTTGATTTGTCTGAAAAAAAAAGGGATTAAACGTGGTAATACATCCAAGCATGTAAGGATGTCATATGTCTTACTGAATTTTAGTTTGTAGACATGCGAATATATTTCTCGTTTTAGCTAATTGCATTTCTTTTTTTGGTGATAGAGTATAAGGTGCATTCATATAACAGAAATGGTCTCTGTGTTGTGGGGTTCATGGACGATCACTATCCAGTCAGAAGTGCATTCTCTGTGTTGAACCAGGtaactttgtattatataaaagaagttTTAAGAATGCACGATCATAAGATTGATCAGTACTAATGCAAGCATGATGTGACGGTGAATGTTGTTTAGGTAATAGATGAATACCAGAAGAAGCACGGTGATTCGTGGAAGAGTGTACAAGCAGATAAAACCGACCAATGGTCTTATCTTAATGATGCTTTAACAAAGTTTCAGGTATGTTTTTGGTGGCTCTCCTGTCATAATGTTTTAGCTTCGGTGTCTCTCACTCaatgctattggttttataattttgattatttcCACTATACAGGATCCTGCTCAGGCTGACAAGCTGTTGAAAATTCAGCGAGAGTTGGATGAAACCAAAATTATCCTTGTAAGCGTTGATTCCTTATTGTATTTGTTATATTTTCCCCCCTTGTATGCAAATTACTCTTGATAATCACAGTAACTTCAGACTGGGGTTATGTTTTACCTATAATGTATCAACCGGgtataatttaaatattcaaaGAACAGGTCAAATGAACCAACCAGTTCTATGGGGCTATGGGCAGGATCGAGTGGGCCAGCCAGGTCAATGGGCAGGGTCAAAGGTCTGTAATCCTTTGATTCAAAACAAATACATTATCATTATGAAACATAGTTTTTGCAATCACATGACACAtagttataaaagaaaaaaaattattgacaAAAAAGGTCTACCTGTTTTCATCCAATTTGACCCATTCTCCAACCTGACCAACCTACACGGTTTGCTTCTACTCTGAAGATGgtattttgtttaacaaaaaatGCTGCTCATAGAGTGattttatgtattggatcacctATTTCTTGTGTACAGCATAAAACCATTGACAGTGTCCTCGAAAGAGGCGAAAAGCTGGACAGTTTAGTCGAGAAGAGTTCAGATCTCAGTGCAGCTTCGCAGGTGCATCCTTTTACcattttatatcattatattcTCTAGCAGCTAATTTTCACATAAAGTTTCTCTCGAAAGTATGTTCTTAAAAATTGGACAGACAAAACACGAGCTTAACAACATGCACTGGTTGATTGTGAAACAGATGTTCTATAAGCAGGCAAAAAAATCCAATCAATGCTGTACTATTTTGTGAAAGGTGGGCATAGTTATATACAATGATTCTTCAAGACATCAACTTTTCAGAGGCAAGCCTTTCCTGGACTTATGCTTGCTAGAGATAGACAAGTATGCGCATGCTCATGCTCACGTTTATCGTCTCATGTATGCAATCCAATTCCTTTGCTATTTAGAATGTTCTTTTGTAACTAAGAGATAATGAAACCGTGTTTATTACACAACAAAAAGAATTAATCAAAAATCATGTCATAATGTTACTACATTGTTTTGATGTGCAAGATATTTGATGATTCACCTGTCTCGTCTTATTTATGATTTCCGAGGATGAGCTAAACTCATGAAATTGTTATGTCTTCAGAGGCTGAAATTCAATATAACATCattcaaataattaaaagtaacatgttaaTAGCCGTTATATTAGTTTAGTTTAgattaatgatataaatttatatCTAAGAAAAATTCTTCTTAGATACGTTTGGGTTGGCAAGTCTCGTTAACCCAAACGGTCAACCCGAACATGGGAAAGTAATTGGGTTAGCAAGTCGGGCTACACAACCCTTGCCTTCTATCCATGTCGATTTGGGCCGGGTTGGGCTTCAGTAGAGTATTGCCAGTTTGTGGCCCCTAGTCTTTGGATATTTGAATGCAGCATAACGCTAAGAGATACGTGTTCACACTATGATAACGAGCTAAATCTGCAACATCCCCTCATTCAAGAGGCTGAAACACTGTCACAAAGTTACTGCACTCTTGGAAGCATAAGCTGCTCTGCTAGTCCTTTACTCGAAACCATACAacttaaaaatacaattttagaaaatcaaaatggAATCGATTTTATTAGCACTTACTATTGTAGATAAATGAGATTCCGTGTACAATGGAAATTTCAAATGATTGCAATATATGTCTtagaaacatttttttaaaacctgATACCAAACTCATGTAAGTATTTTTAACATCACTTTGTCCTTGGGTTTGGCCTAAATCCACAGGGTCAAAGGGGTTCTCTGCCAATTTAAAACTTCATATATCGAATGCAGAGAGTTACATGCATGTTTTTCGAAAAATCTAATCAAAAGATTTCAAGTAGGAATAATTTATCAAGTTCAACTTAAAAACTATACTCTTCtaccaaaaatgaaaagaaaaaattatactAAGAAGTGCATACAACAATCCTACAGCTTCGCATGGTACAAACACAAACTCTCATTTCACCTCAAACCAAATATCACCACAAATCAACACCCAATTATAGAGATCAGCCCAATCATCAATAAGACCATTGCAATCATATCAACAGCAGTTATGCTTTGGCCGGAACTACTGGATTCATGTTTTCGAGCCTCATCATTAACTGGAGGTAGTGGCGGATCGACAACATCCGTCACCTGAAGTGGAGGTATTGGCGCTGCAGCCGGTGGCACAACCTTCGGATCAACTTGTGTTAGGTAATCCCCCGGTTTAACCGGTTGAAAAATGAATGGCGCCGTGCTATTCGGGTCTGCACATGGATTTcctgaaataatataaaagaataatGATATATCCTGCTTTATTTGTTCATGCAAATCCTTTTAACAAATGTTAGTAGAAAACATATGAAGTTTATAACTACTTTAACTTGTAGTTTTACTTACTCATATTTGTACTTGCGGTTTTTGGGTTATCAGTGATCACACCATCGACACCCTCTGTCATGAACGTAGCAAGCTCAGTGTACGGATCACTATAGTAATCGAGCATCATACTTAGAGTCTCCGTCGAGAATCCTGAAACGTACACCGAGATGTTTGCCGCGTGCATTTCTTCAACCACTTTCGTCGACGTAGTAGTAAAAAAGATCTTACTTTCCTGAACAATCGATTTCTTGACCACATTCACTGCATCGGCGTACTTCTTGATGTCATCAGTAACTGCTTTTGGTGCCTCACTTATCGGCTTGTGGAACAACAAGACCCTACGGTAACTTGGTGCTGATGCCTTGAACTTTGCTAAAACAGACGTGTCGTCAGATTGGATCAGAACTTGTT
The sequence above is drawn from the Erigeron canadensis isolate Cc75 chromosome 4, C_canadensis_v1, whole genome shotgun sequence genome and encodes:
- the LOC122596766 gene encoding VAMP-like protein YKT61, with protein sequence MKITALLVLKCHPIPDGSDPVILANATDVSHFGYFQRVTVRQFIVFVGRTVAKRTPPDQRHTVQHEEYKVHSYNRNGLCVVGFMDDHYPVRSAFSVLNQVIDEYQKKHGDSWKSVQADKTDQWSYLNDALTKFQDPAQADKLLKIQRELDETKIILHKTIDSVLERGEKLDSLVEKSSDLSAASQMFYKQAKKSNQCCTIL